The Aneurinibacillus migulanus genome contains the following window.
GACCGTGTTACAGGTCGCTTTTTCTTAATATGAATGCATTCATATATGCTTAAGCGGACAGGCCGTTAACCTTCTTCGCCAAACGAGACTTCTTGCGGGAAGCTGCGTTTTTGTGGATCAGACCTTTGGTTACTGCTTTGTCCAAATGCTTGCTGGCAGCTTGCAGTGCAGTCTTAGCTGCTTCTACATTACCTGCTGCTACAGCAACCTCTACTCCTTTGATCGCAGTGCGTAGAGTAGATTTTTGAGCGGCACGGTGTGCGCGGCGCTTTTCAATCGTTTTTGTACGCTTGATCGCGGATTTAATATTTGGCATGAGATTCACCTCCTTGGTGCATCCGGTAATACTACTGTTATAAAGTCAACAAGAGAAATTGTATCATGTGCTACCAGGGTTTGCAAGAAAGTTTTTCTTCGTATAAATAAAGAAGGAACAGGAGAGTATGAAAACGAGGTGATATGCATGGACAAACGGCTTGACTTAAGCGTATATGCTGTACGGACGGACCTGGCGCTTGAAGCACGCGAGATGGCGACACAGAAACACATGCAGGAGCTTGCTGGCGTTCGTTTCCATAGTGAAGAAGAAGCGGGAATTACTGTATCAAAGATGGTCATCGAAACGATGGAGGGTGCGGAACAAATTGGCAAAATGCCGGGACGTTACGTTACTTTGGAAGTGCCGGGCCTGCGTTCGCAAGACTCAGAACTGCAGGATCGGGTGGCAACCCGCTTCGCCCAGGAGTTTCATGCATTTCTTGAAGCAATCGGTCTAAAAGAAAAAGACAGCGTACTTATTGTCGGTCTAGGCAACTGGAACGTTACGCCTGATGCGGTCGGTCCTATGGTAGTAGAGAACGTGCTGGTGACTCGTCATCTGTTTGAACTTATGCCTGACCAAGTGGAAGACGGGTACCGACCGGTTAGTGCCGTTTCTCCCGGTGTGCTTGGTATTACCGGCATTGAGACGAGCGAAATCGTCTACGGAATTATTGAGAAAACACGTCCTGATTTTATTATTGCGGTTGATGCACTTGCTTCACGTGCGTTAGAGCGTGTAAATACGACCATTCAAATATCTGATACAGGCATTAGTCCGGGCT
Protein-coding sequences here:
- the rpsT gene encoding 30S ribosomal protein S20, whose product is MPNIKSAIKRTKTIEKRRAHRAAQKSTLRTAIKGVEVAVAAGNVEAAKTALQAASKHLDKAVTKGLIHKNAASRKKSRLAKKVNGLSA
- the gpr gene encoding GPR endopeptidase, translated to MDKRLDLSVYAVRTDLALEAREMATQKHMQELAGVRFHSEEEAGITVSKMVIETMEGAEQIGKMPGRYVTLEVPGLRSQDSELQDRVATRFAQEFHAFLEAIGLKEKDSVLIVGLGNWNVTPDAVGPMVVENVLVTRHLFELMPDQVEDGYRPVSAVSPGVLGITGIETSEIVYGIIEKTRPDFIIAVDALASRALERVNTTIQISDTGISPGSGVGNKRKPLTKETLGIPVIAVGVPTVVDATTIVHDTISYMLAHLGRQLNEAKNPKPASRLTPGGFSLPGKVKRYTDEDMPNEAEQKAILGMIGELEETEKRQLIHEVLAPLGHNLIVTPKEVDDYVEDIANIIASGLNAALHHSIDMNNVSAYTH